One Sparus aurata chromosome 5, fSpaAur1.1, whole genome shotgun sequence genomic window carries:
- the vgll4l gene encoding vestigial like 4 like, translating to MAVANFQYITRMSSGFKVYILEGQPHLRSEDRYRHMTNDRPRVPTAYPMKRKRSHERGLTLEERRERALSRSSGRAAQRAAPAPAPAVFNRPPSPTSTWSPTPSPTSPLPTHVYYAPVMDEPLALIKKPRKDPENTEEKTKSSAATQIQMRPSVITSVSSLRNPSCRPEVHRGHSSGVPKSTYDHVVEEHFQRSLGANYQKARSQQLSISLSVDDHFAKALGDKWLQIKSKSSSCSSTPPSSPSVTHSPTYSHSSNQSRKESTSSSSPTSSHWSIN from the exons ATGGCTGTGGCTAATTTCCAATACATTACTCGGATGAGCAGCGGCTTCAAGGTCTACATTTTAGAAG gTCAGCCTCACCTCAGGAGCGaagacagatacagacacatgACAAATGACCGACCTCGAGTCCCAACGGCTTACCCAATGAAACGCAAGCGCAGCCACGAGAGAGGCCTTACTTTGGAGGAAAG GCGAGAGCGTGCGCTGAGCAGGAGCAGTGGTAGAGCGGCCCAGagagcagcaccagcaccagcaccggCGGTGTTTAACAGGCCTCCGAGCCCCACGTCCACCTGGAGTCCAACACCAAGCCCCACCAGCCCTCTGCCCACCCATGTGTACTACGCACCAGTCATGGATGAACCACTCGCCCTCATCAAGAAACCAAGAAAAGACCCTgagaacacagaggagaagacCAAAAGCTCTGCTGCCACTCAAATCCAG ATGCGTCCCTCTGTGATCACTTCCGTCTCCTCGTTAAGAAACCCTTCCTGCAGACCTGAGGTCCACAGAGGCCACTCATCAG GGGTTCCCAAATCCACCTACGACCACGTGGTCGAGGAGCATTTCCAGAGGAGCCTCGGAGCGAACTACCAGAAAGCTCGCTCCCAGCAGCTCTCCATCAGCCTGTCCGTCGACGACCACTTCGCCAAGGCGCTGGGCGACAAGTGGCTGCAGATCAAATCCAAGtcttcctcctgttcctccacACCGCCCAGCAGTCCAAGTGTTACTCACTCCCCCACCTACAGCCACAGCTCAAATCAGTCCCGCAAGGAGTCCACCAGCAGCTCATCGCCAACCTCAAGCCACTGGTCCATCAACTGA